The sequence ATCGTCATCGATCCGTTTCAGGCCTCGGCCTTCGATAACGTGGGCCTGGAGGCCCTGGAGGCGGCGGGCCTTATGGCGCAGACCACTTTCTTCGAAGAGCCCTCCTCCAGCGTGCTCCCGCGTGTCCTGGGCGAGGGGTTCACGGCCGATGCGGCCTTCGTCGATGGCAGCCATCGATTCCACGAGGTCTTCGTGGACCTGTACTTCCTGCGAAAGCTCGTTCGTCCGGGCGGGCTGATCATCCTGGACGACGTGGAGTGGCCATCCGTCGCGGCGGCTCTTCACTATTTCGACCTGAACCTCGGGTGGCAACCGGTCGCCATCGAGGGGCGGCTGACGGCGCGCCGCCTTCCCGAGCCGTTCGAACCCAGCTTCAGCGATTTCATACCGTTTATCCCGGTCAATCCTTGAATCATGACGCCGGCACAGGTCGACCCGTGCCGGCTGACAGGCCGATGCGGCGAACTCCGACTGCGGCGTCAGGATCGCATGGGGACCGGTTCCCTGTTTGGCCCCGAGATACTCCTGGTCCGGGTGTCGCCCGACTTCTCGGGGGTCGATACTCTCGGTGTGTACGGCCGCATCGTCCCGCAGCACATCGAAGTCGGCGGAGCGGGACGGTTCGGCCGCCGCCTGGCATGGCGGAGTCACCGGACTGTCCGAGCCGCCGCCTCGCCCTCGGAATTCGTAATTCGGATCAACTGGATCGGCGCGGAACGCCGAACTGAAACAACAAGGAGCAACCTTGAGCAAGCTCCTCGGTTTCCTCGGTCTGACTCTGGGCGGCTGGCTCGGCTGGGCAATCGGCGCACGGCTCTCCATTACCGCCGCCATTTTCCTCAGCATCGTTGGAACGGGCCTGGGCCTCTACCTTGGCCGCCGCATCGCTCAGGAGTACTTCTGACCTCGTTGCTTGCTACGGGCCGCCGAGCCCCCGGTCGTCCGGCATTCTCTCGAGCTCAGCCTCTATCCCCCACCCAGCTTCGCTGCATTCATCGCCTGACTCTGGTCGTGTGCGGCACCCTCGCCCCGGAGTTGCAGGATCGAGTACATTCCACATCCTTGACTCGCCGCGCCCGCCCGCAGAGCATGCCGGAGCATGGAGATGGCTGAAGGATCTGTGCCGACGAGTAGCCAGACCGCCCTCGTTCTGGGCGGCGGCGGCTTCACGGCGAGCTCGTGGATCACCGGGCTCGTCGTCGGAATGGCCGAGGGGGGTCTCGACGTGCGGAGTGCCGACGTGCTGATCGGCACCTCGGCGGGAGCCCGGGTGGCGCTGCAGCTCGCGCGCGGGGCTCCACTGGAAGAGGTGTTCGCGCGGCAGGTGGGCGCGGCGGCACACGTGGGACGTCCGTCCGCCCCGCTGGACTGGGCTCACCTGCAACGCGAGGTGGCGCGAGCGAAGGAGCTGGGCGGCGACCGGTCGGAGATCCTGCGGCGCATCGGGCAGCTCGCCCTCGCCCACGGCGGGCCGGACCGAAGGGCGCTGGTGGCGTCGCAGCTGCTTCTACAGGAGTGGCCGGAGCGGAGCGTGCGGCTGATCGCGCTGAACGCCGAGACCGGAGTGCGACGGGCGTTCGACCGGGAAAGCGGCATCGAGCTGGTCGATGCGTTGATGGCCACGACGGCATTCTTCGGCGCCGCGCCGGTCTGGTTCGACGGCCAACCCTACATCGACGGCGGATTCTACTCGAGCGACAACGCTGACCTGGCCGCCGGATGTGCGCGGGTACTCGTGCTGGCTCTGCGCGCCCCGCCCTGGGCGATGCGGCTCGTATCGCTGGAAGCGGGAGTCGCGGAGCTGCGGGCGTCGGGCGCGGAGGTAGTGGTGATTCAGCCGGACGAGGAGGCAATGGAGGCGATCACCTCCGCCGGGAGTCCAATGAATCCGGCGGTCTTCGAGTCGGCAACGCGAGCGGGGCGGGCGCAGGGGCTCCGCGAGGTTGCGCGGCGCGGCACGAGCTGGTGGTAGCTCCTCTGGTAGTTGGTCGCCACCTATGCCCGACTCTCTGACAGGTACCTCAACCTGTTCTGGGATGCCCCCCGGCGATAACGAACGCTCTAAAGCGTCTGGGCAAATTTCCACTCGACACTCCACCGTGGGGAGACCATGGCGACGACTCTCGAGCGCGTCTACCGGATGAAGTTTGCGGGCGTGTATCCGCACTACCTGCAGAAGGTGGAGCGGAAGAACCGCACGAAAGAAGAGCTCGACCAGGTCATCTGCTGGCTCACCGGCTACAGCACGAAGGAGTTGCAGCAGCAGATAGACCTGGGAAGCGACTTCGAGACCTTCTTTGCCAACGCACCCCACTTCAATCCCAACGCGTCGCTCATCAAGGGCGTGGTGTGTGGCGTGCGCGTCGAAGAGATCGAAGACCCGCTCATGCGGAAGGTGCGCTACCTGGACAAGCTGGTCGATGAGCTGGCAAAGGGTAAGACGATGGAGAAGATCCTGCGTCGGTAATCCGTGCGTGATTTGCGATACGGGCGTAGCTCGCTGGCGAGACCAAGCGAAGCACTACCCGATGCAGGAGTGTGACCGCGTCGGCTAACCACCTGCGACGGGGGGAGGAATGGGATCCTCGATCGGAATGGGTATCGCGGTGGGGCTCGTTCCGGGGTCGGGCTCGGCAACATTGGCGCCGGCATAGCGATTCGGTGCCGCCAGCGGCCTGGCGGTCGGTGCTGCATGCCCGAACCATGGTCGCTAGCTACGAACGATCGCGTAGCATGGCGGTCTGCACACATGGCGCCGGCGAGGTGGGCGGCAGTTCGCTTCGAAGCCGCGGGAAGCCGTTGAGGCCTGCTACCCGCGGCTCAACGATTTACCGCGGGCTTGAAGCCGCGCTACGACGGCGTTGCAACCATGCTTCAGAGGGTGACGGTGACGGCCAGCGGAGTCGCACGGCGCCCGGTCTATACTCGCGCGCGCCCCCGCATCACCAGATGGAGGATGAAGAGGAGGACGACCGCACCGACGAAGGCGGTGAAGATCGTTCCAGCGAGGCCGCCGAAAGGCGTGCTGACGCCGAGCGAACGGAAGATCCAACCGCCGACGAACGCCCCCACGATGCCAACGATGATGTCTCCGATGAGCCCCACGCCTCCCACCACGAGTGCCGCGAGCACTCCCGCGATCAGGCCGACGATCAGCCACGTAACCAGGTCCACGGCACACCTCCTCTTCAAGGGTTTCTCGGGCAAGGCGCAACCCGCGTGCCCGGTGTTCGATGACGCCCCTCCGATCGCTTGGACGAGAGCCCGTGGCTCGGGCCGTGCGTGATGAGGAATGCTTTGCTGCGCGTGCCCTGTCGTCCCGCGGAGCATCTGGAGATCTTCCTGTAGGGCCGCCCCTTGTGGTCCACACGACCCGCCCTTACGGGTCGCCTCATCCCGAAGTTCCGATCCACAATCCAGCCAACGGCGGTGCGTCATGCCTTGCCCGAACCAATGCCTCCCGCTGGTCGTTGCGGCTGCGCTCAGGCTGGCTCCGAACTTTGGCGCGGCCCAGGATACCCCGAGCGAGCCACCATCCCTCCGCCGGGTCAGCTCGTCGACCTGGGCGGGTGGCGTCTCCACCTCAACTGCACGGGCGAAGCAGGGCCGGGCAGCCGACTGTAATCCTGGAGGCGGGCGCCGGCGGGTTTTCCGTGGATTGGAGTCTGGTTCAACCCGAGGTCGCCGCTTTGCACGCGTGTGCTCCTACGACCTCCTATTCGAATCCGCAGATAGGCAGTTGCCATGTGTCGTAACATCAGGGTTCTGGCCAATTTCGATCCGCCTGCCACGGAAGAGGAGATCCGTGCCGCGGCGCTTCAGTACGTGCGCAAGGTCAGCGGGTCTACGCGTCCCTCCAAGGTCAACGAGGAAGCCTTCAACCGAGCGGTCGACGAGGTGGCCGCCGCCACCGAGCGGCTCATTCGTTCGCTGAAGATCAAGGCCCCGCCGCGCGATCGTGAGGTGGAACGGGAGAAGTTGAAGGCGCAGTCGCGAAAGCGTTTCGGCCGTGAACCCCTCCACAGCCCGATCCCCCACGTGCCAAGGAGCTAGCGGGGCCATCCAGTCAGGGACGGCCGGGGACGCTTGTCACTTTCCGCCCGCCTTCGCGCTGATCAAGCAACCGCACCTCCGCTCACCTGCGCCGACCCACGTCGCGCTGCCTTGCAGCGGACGCTGCACACGGGCATCATAGCCACTCGGCGGTGCGGCACGCGCCGCGCCCCCGCTCCGCCCCCTATCGTGCGGCCGGAAACGACCTCGCCGGAGGGGAGACCGGATCCTTCGTCTCTGGTAGACGGCCACCCTGCTGCTCGCCGTCCTCGGCCAGCAGAACCCTCTCTTCAGCCGCTCGAGCGGCATGATCGGAATCGGAAGAATCCCACGATGAGATATCTGATCCTCTTCATCTGTCTCCTTCTCGGCGTGACCCCGGCGGAGGCGCAGGTCGAGACCGCATCCGACGACGTTCTGATCGAGGTTGGGGGTGCCAGCACGGAGATTCGAACGGACGACCAGGGAGTCCTGCACGTAGCAGTGTCCGAGAGCGATGCCCTGGAGCTCCGCCAGCGAGGATTCGTCAGGTACAGCGACTTCGGAGCTCGCGGAGATGGCAAGACGGACGACATCGACGCCATCGCCGTGGCGCACGCGTTCGCCAACGAGTACGATCTCCCCGTTCGCGCGGACGAAGGTGCCACCTACTACATCGTGGGGGAGCGTACGGCGGTCATCCGGACGGACACCGATTTCGGCACGGCTGAGTTCATCATCGACGATCGGAACGTCCAGGATCGGACCTCCTCCGTCGTCGAGGTAGCCTCCAGTCACGAACCGCTGGAGCTCAGCGGGATCTCCTCTCTCCGCAGAAATCAGAAGAAGATCGACGTCTCATTGCCTGGACCTGCCCTGATCACCGTCACCGATACGACGGTCAGGCGCTACATCCGCTATGGGCCCAACCAGAACAACGGCGCCCCACAAACCGACATCTTCGTGGTCGACGCGCAGGGCAACGTGGATCCAAACACTCCGATCATCTGGGATTTCGATCGGATCACGGAGATCACGGCCCTGCCCATGGACGAGACGACACTGCACATCACCGGCGGCCGCTTCACCACCATCGCCAATCAGGCCGAGTCGAAGTACACCTACTACAACCGGAACATTGCGATCAGACGCTCCAACGTGGCGGTGGATGGGCTGGAGCACCGCATCACCGGCGAGGGAGATCACGGCGCGCCGTACAGCGGATTCATCAACATCGGCGATGCCGCCAATGTCACCGTCCGGAACACCGTGCTGACCGGCCACAAGACTTACCGCACCATTGGCTCGGCGGGAGAACCGGTCTCCATGGGCTCATATGACGTGCTCGTGAACCGCGCCCTCAACGTCTCGTTCATCAACAACCGCCAGACCAACGACATCAACGACCGGACGTACTGGGGGATCATGGCCTCCAACTACAGCAAGAACCTCCTGTACGACAACTGCACCTGGTCGCGCTTCGATGCCCATATGGGGGTCGCCAACGCCACCATCCGCAACTCGACCCTGGGGCACATGGGCATCAACGCCATCGGCACCGGGGTCTTCACCGTCGAGAACACCACCGTCTACGGAAACAACTTCATCAACCTGCGCAGCGATTACGGCAGCACGTGGCAGGGAGAGATCGTGATCCGGAACAGCGTGTTCGTGCCCTCCGGCGGCAGGCCCGTGAGTGCCAGCCTGATCGGCGGCCGCAATACCGGACAGCACGATTTCGGCTACACCGCCTACATGCCGGAGCGCATCATCATCGATGGCCTGCGCATCGACGATTCGAATCACCCGGAGGAGTACGAGGGCCCGGCGATCTTCGCGAACTTCAACCCGCAGATGACGGACGAGTCGTACCGGGAGCAGTTTCCCTACATCCGAACCAAGCAGGTCATCCTCAGGAACGTGACCACGGCCAGCGGCAAGCCTCTGCGGGTCAGCAACAATGCGTTCATGTTCAAGGACGTTCAGATCATCAGGGAGTGAGCTCACGTACGGCTAGTTGACTACTGTCACCTCATTCGAGTGAGGCCTCGATGCGGGTAGCCCGAGTCCTGTTGTCGAACAACCGATCTGTGACGATACGAAGCACCGCTCCGGTCATCCTTGCTCTGGCCATCGTCGCCTCCGTTCCGCTGCACGCTCAGGAAGCGAACGGCTCGCGTCCCGCGAGCACGAACGTGCGTGGCGCAGACTTCCCGCGGGTTCACCCTGACGGCCGGGTCACATTCCGGATCGCGGCGCCGCACGCGCGCAGCGTCGTCCTGAACCCGGGCGGGAGCGACAACGGGCTCGGCGCACCCACGCCAATGCAGCGAGGCAACGACGGAGTCTGGACCGTTACTGTCGGGCCCGCGGTGCCGGGGTTTCACTACTACTGGTTCCTGGTCGACAGCGTGGTGGTGAACGATGCCGGGAGCGAGACGTTCTTCGGCTGGGGCCGGCAGTCCAGCGGCATCGATGTACCCGATCCGGCGGGCGACTTCTACGCCGCCCGTGACGTGCCGCACGGAGAGGTCCGCGAGCGGTGGTATCGATCCAGCACCACCGGTGGTTGGCGGCAGGCGTACGTGTACACACCGCCGGGTTATGACGCCGACCCCGAACGGCGCTACCCGGTTCTGTACCTGCAGCACGGGGCAGGGGAGGACGCGCGTGGCTGGGTAAAGCAGGGACGGATGAACCTCATCATGGACAACCTCATCGCCGAGGGCAGGGCTCAGCCCATGATCGTGGTGATGGAGACGGGCTATGCCACCCCGGACTCCTCGGCGGCCGATGCGGGGGCCGCACCCGGCGGAGGCGGAGGAGGCACGCCCAACGCGTTCGCGCAGCTCGTGGTCGACGACCTCATCCCCATGGTCGACTCGACCTATCGCACGCTCCCGGAGCGGGAGCACCGGGCGATGGCGGGGTTGTCGATGGGGGGAGGGCAGACGCTGCAGATCACCCTCGCAAACCTGGACCGCTTCGCCTGGATCGGGTCCTTCAGCGGCGCGCTGGGACAGGATTTCGATCCGGAGACTGCCTATGGCGGCGCCCTCTCCGACCCGGAGCGGATCAACCGGGAGGTGCGGCTCCTCTACTTCAGTGCCGGGACCGAGGAGCCCCGCTTCCACCGGGCCGCCACCGCGATCACGCAGGCCCTGAAGCAGGCCGGATTCGAGAACGTCGTGTTCTTCGAGTCGCAGGGAACAGCCCACGAGTGGCAGACCTGGCGGCGGGCGCTGCACGACTTCGTTCCGCGGCTCTTCCGGCCCTGAGTCGAGGGCTCGAGGACGCTGAGCAATCAACCACCATCTCCTCCTCGCTCATGTTGGAACAACTCCAGATCCGCACGGCCACCCTCGATGATGCCGAGCCGCTGACTGTGCTCGCGGAGCAGACCTTCCGCGACACCTTCGCCGCGGACAACACGGTCGAACACCTGGAGGCGTACGTCCGCTCGGCGTTCACCATCGATCGGATTCGGGAAGAGTTGGATGACGACGATAGTCTCTTCTTACTCGCCTTCCTGGAGGACAGCGATCGGCCGGTCGGCTACGCCAAGCTCCGAAGCGGAGAGGCGCCACCGTGCGTGACCGACCCGGACCTCATCGAGCTCCAGCGGATCTACGTGGATCGGAGCGCGCAGGGCCACGGAGTGGGGGCCGCGCTCATGCGGGCGAGCCTCGACATGGCTCGAACGATTGGATGCGGTACGGTCTGGCTCGGCGTGTGGGAGCACAACACCCGTGCGATCTCTTTCTACGAGCGGTGGGGTTTCAAGACAGTCGGGGACCAGACCTTCCTCATGGGCGCTGATCCCCAACGAGACCTCGTCATGACGCGAGCGCTCCGGCGGG is a genomic window of Longimicrobiaceae bacterium containing:
- a CDS encoding class I SAM-dependent methyltransferase, translating into MTSDASDRLRRVRAVRAELHAIGPKRTRPFDGDFENVAMPVGDCDALREVLIAEGARTVIEIGLAYGSSALAIGEALCSTGPPNPSHIVIDPFQASAFDNVGLEALEAAGLMAQTTFFEEPSSSVLPRVLGEGFTADAAFVDGSHRFHEVFVDLYFLRKLVRPGGLIILDDVEWPSVAAALHYFDLNLGWQPVAIEGRLTARRLPEPFEPSFSDFIPFIPVNP
- a CDS encoding patatin-like phospholipase family protein, which gives rise to MAEGSVPTSSQTALVLGGGGFTASSWITGLVVGMAEGGLDVRSADVLIGTSAGARVALQLARGAPLEEVFARQVGAAAHVGRPSAPLDWAHLQREVARAKELGGDRSEILRRIGQLALAHGGPDRRALVASQLLLQEWPERSVRLIALNAETGVRRAFDRESGIELVDALMATTAFFGAAPVWFDGQPYIDGGFYSSDNADLAAGCARVLVLALRAPPWAMRLVSLEAGVAELRASGAEVVVIQPDEEAMEAITSAGSPMNPAVFESATRAGRAQGLREVARRGTSWW
- a CDS encoding DUF2200 domain-containing protein, with protein sequence MATTLERVYRMKFAGVYPHYLQKVERKNRTKEELDQVICWLTGYSTKELQQQIDLGSDFETFFANAPHFNPNASLIKGVVCGVRVEEIEDPLMRKVRYLDKLVDELAKGKTMEKILRR
- a CDS encoding GlsB/YeaQ/YmgE family stress response membrane protein yields the protein MDLVTWLIVGLIAGVLAALVVGGVGLIGDIIVGIVGAFVGGWIFRSLGVSTPFGGLAGTIFTAFVGAVVLLFILHLVMRGRARV
- a CDS encoding DUF2277 domain-containing protein → MCRNIRVLANFDPPATEEEIRAAALQYVRKVSGSTRPSKVNEEAFNRAVDEVAAATERLIRSLKIKAPPRDREVEREKLKAQSRKRFGREPLHSPIPHVPRS
- a CDS encoding right-handed parallel beta-helix repeat-containing protein; its protein translation is MRYLILFICLLLGVTPAEAQVETASDDVLIEVGGASTEIRTDDQGVLHVAVSESDALELRQRGFVRYSDFGARGDGKTDDIDAIAVAHAFANEYDLPVRADEGATYYIVGERTAVIRTDTDFGTAEFIIDDRNVQDRTSSVVEVASSHEPLELSGISSLRRNQKKIDVSLPGPALITVTDTTVRRYIRYGPNQNNGAPQTDIFVVDAQGNVDPNTPIIWDFDRITEITALPMDETTLHITGGRFTTIANQAESKYTYYNRNIAIRRSNVAVDGLEHRITGEGDHGAPYSGFINIGDAANVTVRNTVLTGHKTYRTIGSAGEPVSMGSYDVLVNRALNVSFINNRQTNDINDRTYWGIMASNYSKNLLYDNCTWSRFDAHMGVANATIRNSTLGHMGINAIGTGVFTVENTTVYGNNFINLRSDYGSTWQGEIVIRNSVFVPSGGRPVSASLIGGRNTGQHDFGYTAYMPERIIIDGLRIDDSNHPEEYEGPAIFANFNPQMTDESYREQFPYIRTKQVILRNVTTASGKPLRVSNNAFMFKDVQIIRE
- a CDS encoding alpha/beta hydrolase-fold protein is translated as MTIRSTAPVILALAIVASVPLHAQEANGSRPASTNVRGADFPRVHPDGRVTFRIAAPHARSVVLNPGGSDNGLGAPTPMQRGNDGVWTVTVGPAVPGFHYYWFLVDSVVVNDAGSETFFGWGRQSSGIDVPDPAGDFYAARDVPHGEVRERWYRSSTTGGWRQAYVYTPPGYDADPERRYPVLYLQHGAGEDARGWVKQGRMNLIMDNLIAEGRAQPMIVVMETGYATPDSSAADAGAAPGGGGGGTPNAFAQLVVDDLIPMVDSTYRTLPEREHRAMAGLSMGGGQTLQITLANLDRFAWIGSFSGALGQDFDPETAYGGALSDPERINREVRLLYFSAGTEEPRFHRAATAITQALKQAGFENVVFFESQGTAHEWQTWRRALHDFVPRLFRP
- a CDS encoding GNAT family N-acetyltransferase, yielding MLEQLQIRTATLDDAEPLTVLAEQTFRDTFAADNTVEHLEAYVRSAFTIDRIREELDDDDSLFLLAFLEDSDRPVGYAKLRSGEAPPCVTDPDLIELQRIYVDRSAQGHGVGAALMRASLDMARTIGCGTVWLGVWEHNTRAISFYERWGFKTVGDQTFLMGADPQRDLVMTRALRRE